The window TTGCGAACTTGCCAGGACTTACCAAATCCCAATCAAAATCTTCTGGAAAAAACCCGTCGGGTTCCTCAGAATAGTTTCGGAAATAATACACGCAGTATACTTTTGAATGTCCCATCTGCTTGGCTAACCGGAACCCGATCTGATCGCTTTCATGGCGTTTGAGTTCGTACGCTCCTTTGAGATAGTCTTGATAGGTTGTGTTAATCTCAGCGGTTCGTGAGAAATCTATCTCAAAAGCCATTTTAGTGGGTTTAAATTCTCTGAGTTGTTTAACCAATTGCTCAATTTCGCGCTGACGTTTTGGGGCAAGGACATCATCCATTTTATAATTGGTTCCATCCATTCCTGGATTTGCCAGATGGCTACTGCCCAGAATCATAATTGTGGGTTTTTTTGTCATTTGTGTAGTATCTCCTGTAGATAACTCTGTCCGATCGTCGCTTTCGACTGTGCCGACTGTAAATAACAGAGCAGCGAATAATATC of the Candidatus Poribacteria bacterium genome contains:
- a CDS encoding DUF5694 domain-containing protein, with product MKALVKCEFYFMILFAALLFTVGTVESDDRTELSTGDTTQMTKKPTIMILGSSHLANPGMDGTNYKMDDVLAPKRQREIEQLVKQLREFKPTKMAFEIDFSRTAEINTTYQDYLKGAYELKRHESDQIGFRLAKQMGHSKVYCVYYFRNYSEEPDGFFPEDFDWDLVSPGKFAKAHNQEHLMGQPPTAEGKVTQDADGRIWIEPEKYEPIIDLYRRLNQPEDIRADHQEYLRMARVGLGDQYPGANWVGHLWYTWNLKIFVNLTRITESADDRILLIIGAGHVFLVQQFLEDSGDYIVASPLQYLEAGATEAP